TATACTGCTCCAGAAGATTACTTTTTAGAAGTATTTAAAAAGAAGGATCTTTTGCCGGGCATGGAAGTGACATTCTTCGTAGAAGATTGGATTGAAGTAATGCTAGCTGATATTCCAGGTAATGGAGGTGAAATGCCTGAACATAGACATCGTAATGAGCAGATAGGAATTTGTATTAGTGGTGGGTATGAAATGACAATCGAAGAATATACCAAAACTATGGAATTCGGTACGACGTATTTCTGTGAAGCAAAAGAAACTCATAGTGCTATTAATAATTTAGATCACAATACAAGATCTATTAATCTATTTCTTCCTCCTAGATACAATAAAAAGAAGCAAAGAAAATTATAATTGACTGCATGTAACGAGGAGGTTTTTCTATGGAGGATTTAAAAAATAAAGTTGTTGTAATTACGGGTGGAGCATCTGGAATTGGTCTAGCAACCGCGAAAGCATTCTTAGCAACATATTCTAAAGTAGTAATTGCAGACATTGACATTGACAAAGGATGTTCAGTAGAAAAAGAAATGAAAAATGATAATTTTATTTTTATACCTACTGATGTAACAAATGAGGCAGATTGTTCAAATTTAATTCAACAAACTATTGATAAATATGGAACTATCGATGTTTTTATTAACAATGCAGGAATTGAAATTAGTACACCAGTCCATGAAATGGAATTAGAAGAATGGAATAAAATTGTCAATGTTAACTTAACTAGCGTATTTTTGTGTAGTAAATATGTTTTAAATTATATGATTCAAAATAATAAGGGAAATATTATTAATACTTGCTCAGTAAGCGGGCTGGTAGCATGGCCAGGTATTCCAGCCTATAATGCCACTAAAGGCGGGGTATTACAATTAACTAAGTCATTGGCAATTGAGTATGCCAAAAACAATATTCGAGTTAATTGTATTTGTCCAGGAATTATTGATACACCACTTAATAAGCAGTCATTTACTTTAAATAATGAACAAGCATTAGAGGTCGTAAAAGAAGAAAAGGCAAAATTAAGCCCATTAGGGAGACTAGGTACTCCGGAAGATATAGCAAATACAATGTTATTTTTAGCCTCTAATATGTCCGATTATATTACAGGTACAGCTATAAGTGTAGATGGTGGATACACAGCCATTTAGAGAGGGATGTGTTTATAATGGAAAGAAAAACAGTACTAGTAATTGCAGATTTAGGAGGGTGCCCTCCTCACGCGTTCTACAAGAGCGTTGCCGAAAGTTACAACATAGTGAGCTATATCCCTCGACCTTTTGCCATAACAAACGGGCATGCAAACTTTATTGAAAAGTATTCAGTGGCTGTAGTAAAAGATGTGGATTATTTGAAGAAAATATCTGATTTTGAACATCCAGATTCCATTTATTGGGCTCAAGAAGAGTATGGTAAATCAGAAGAAGCCGTTGTAAATGATATCATTAAAGTTGCTACTATGTTTAATGTTGAAGCAATTACTACTAATAATGAATTATTTATTTCTCCTATGGCAAAGGCATGCGAAAAATTAGGATTAAGAGGAGCTGGAGTAGAAGCAGCTCAAAAAGCTAGAGATAAAAATTTAATGAGAGAATCCTTCAATAATTCTGGAGTCAAAGCTATTAAAAGTAAAAGAGTAAAAACATTAAAAGACTTTAAAGAAGCCCTAGAATATGTTGGAGTACCTCTAGTACTCAAACCTACATACTTAGCTAGTTCAATTGGTGTTACCTTTATTTATAATGAGCAAGATGCTGAAAAAATCTTCCTAGATGCTCAAGAATATTTAGATAGTATTGGTGTACCTAAAGCCGTTACTTTTGAGGCTCCATTTATAGTAGAAGAGTTTTTACAAGGTGAATATGAAGATTGGTATACAGAACTTGGTTATTCAGATTACGTGAGTGTTGAAGGGATGATGATAGGAGCGAAATATTATCCTTTAGCTATTCATGATAAAACTCCTCAAATAGGTTTCACAGAAACTGCCCATATCACATCTACTATATTAGATGTGGATGCTAGAAATAAAATCCTAGATGCTGTAAAAAAAGCAAATGAAGGATTAGGCTTAGAGCATTGTGCTACTCATACTGAAGTTAAACTAATGAAAAATAGAGAAGTAGGAATTATTGAAACTGCAGCCCGATTTGCTGGGTGGAACATGATTCCAAATATAAAAAAATCTTTCAATGTAGATGCTGCTAAAGTGTTAGTGGACATTCTATGTGAAGGGTATTCAGAAGATCTGCCTAAGGAATTATTAACTGATCCATATAATTATGTGGCGGACTTCCATTTATATCCTCATGATTTTAAAATAAATGGGCAATTATTAGAAAATGTGTCTAACATTATTTTTGATAGTATTGTAATTCCCGAAAATATCTTAGTAGGAGATACAAAAATCAATTCTTTTAACACTGTTGATAAGGGCAGCCAACTTGATTTAACACTTTTTGAAGCATTTAATGGTTTAGCTTATCTAGAATTACAGGGAACAAGTTCCCAGGATATAGTCAAATCTATTCAAGAGATAAAGAAATACGCTAAATTATATTTACAAGGGGTACCTATTACAACATGAATAACCTTAGTCAAAACTCCAAGTTATTATTAGTCGGGCAAGCTTTGTCATTTATGGGGGACTATTGTGTCTTACCTGCGCTTTTAATTTTATCTACCTATTATGAAGATTATTGGGTGACTTCTGGCGTTATTGTCGTCAGAAGTATCCCTATGATATTTCAACCTTTCTTAGGAGTATTAGTTGATAGATTTAATCGAGTAAAGATTATGCTATGGACAGATATTATAAGAGGACTCATATTTTTAGGGATTGTATTCTTACCCAAGGGAGAGTATGCATGGATTTTCTTAATACTTTTACTATTATCTTATGGTAGTGGTGTATTTTTTAATCCAGCAAGATTAGCTGTAATGTCTTCGCTTGGAGATGATATTAAACATATTAATACATTGTTTGCTAAAGCTACCACATTATTCATTATTGTAGGTGCGCTTTTTGGAGCTATTTTCTTATTTTTCGGTTCTGTTAAAATGGCCGTTGCTTTTAATGTTATAACTTATTTTATCTCGGCTATATTTATAAGTAAAATGAATGTTCAACCTGCAGTAGAGTTAAATAAAAGTCTTAAGAACGTTAAAATCTCTTTCAAACTAGGCATTAAAGAAATTCTTCACAATCCATTTTTACTTAATGCAGTATTTACAATGATGACCATGGCTCTTTTATGGGGAGTTATTTACAGTTATTTTCCTTTAGTAAGTAAATATATTGGTGATGGAGAAATTGGGAATTTTATACTTACAGTTTCCATAGGATTAGGTGGTTTTGTAGGTGCTCATCTAGTAAACAAATGGGGATTTAATACTAACAAGGGCTTAGCTTATTTTGTTGTATTAAGTGTTATATCGATATCTTTATTTACATTTTCAACCAATTTTATATTAGCGTTTATAGCAGCAATCGGTTTTTTTGTAGCGATGGAGTATGGAGAAGTATTATCTAAAGTGAAAGTTCAAGAAAATTCCAGCAATGATATTCAAGGTCGGATTTTTGCGGTATCGGAAGCTTTAATTGGATTGTTTATATCTGTTGGTTCAATTTTAATTAACTTCGCTAATACTTTTACTATCATGATTTTAATAACAATAACTTTATTAGGGCTTTTTATACACACTAATATCGTTAATAAAATTCACTTGCAAAAATCTAAAAATGTTGAGCTTTAACTTAGGAGAGGTAATTTATGATTGAAATATCACCATCAAAAACAGTAAGTTCATTGCCAGATCAGGAGTTTTCAGTGATTATTAATAAAGTAAATGAACTTACTAATAAGGGGATAGATGTAATAAATGTAGGTCAAGGTAATCCAGACCTACCAACTCCTCCTCATATCGTTAACTCTTTAATAGAAGCTGCTAATAAATCGGGATTCCATAAGTATTCACCATTTAGAGGTCATAAGTTTCTCAAAGAAGCAATCAGTAAATTTTATAAACGCGAATATGATGTAGAAATTGATCCTGATAAAGAAGTAGTTATATTTAACGGGGGTAAAGCTGCTTTATATGCTGTGAGTCAATCTCTACTAAATCCTGAAGATGTTGCCTTAATTCCTGATCCGGGCTATCCAGAATACCTTTCCGGCATAATGATGGCGAGAGCACATCCTTATTATTTTAAAGTTACACCAACTAATAACTATCTTCCTGTTTATAACGATATTGATCAAGAAGTTCTGGAACAAGCAAAGTTACTTTACTTAAATTATCCTAATAATCCTACTGGCGCAACAGCAAATAGAGAATTTTTCAATGAGACAGTAAAGACCGCAGAGAAAAATAATATATGTGTAGTTCATGATTTTGCATACGCAGGGTTTGGATTTGACGAGCAAAAACCAATTAGCTTTCTGTCATCACCTGGTGCTAAAGGTGTAGGCATAGAAATTTATACACTTTCTAAGACCTATAATATGGCCGGATGGCGAGTAGCTTTTGCTGTTGGTAATGAGAAAGTTATACAAGCAATTAATACTTTTCAAGATCATATATTTGTTAGTCTTTTTGGCGCTGTACAACAAGCAGCCGCTACGGCTCTAGAGAGTGATCAAAGCTGTGTTAAAGACTTGAACAGTGTCTATGAGTCTAGAGCTGAACATTTTATTCAAGCTTGTCAGAGAGAATTGGATTGGAAAATTCAAAAACCCCAAGGAACATTTTATGTTTGGGCTAAAATCCCTAATGGTTTTGATTCTTTTACTTTTACTGAACTATTACTAAATGAGGCTCATATTGCTGTGACGCCTGGTGAAGTATTTGGGGTAAATGCTAAAGATTATATTAGACTTTCAATGGTAACTAGCACAGAAAGACTGGATGAATTAGTAAAAAGGATTAAATCATTAAATATTAACTTTTCATCTATAGAAAAGGTGCCAGAAACAATATAATGTTGTTTTTGGCGCCTTTTCTGCTTGAAGAATAGAATCTTTGCACATACTCCTTTATATTAATAAGTGTCATTTGCTTCTTCTGTTATATTATTTATTTCAAG
This genomic stretch from Peribacillus muralis harbors:
- a CDS encoding cupin domain-containing protein translates to MKNDNVLKDKSELYFPKAELKEWENGVRQYCTRRNDTEVLISYVPPGVVVDMHQHKEAQLGMVISGELMMRVGDVERILTPLDAAYIAPPNIPHGASNLSDKEVIAVDVKRYKTEENYTAPEDYFLEVFKKKDLLPGMEVTFFVEDWIEVMLADIPGNGGEMPEHRHRNEQIGICISGGYEMTIEEYTKTMEFGTTYFCEAKETHSAINNLDHNTRSINLFLPPRYNKKKQRKL
- a CDS encoding glucose 1-dehydrogenase, producing the protein MEDLKNKVVVITGGASGIGLATAKAFLATYSKVVIADIDIDKGCSVEKEMKNDNFIFIPTDVTNEADCSNLIQQTIDKYGTIDVFINNAGIEISTPVHEMELEEWNKIVNVNLTSVFLCSKYVLNYMIQNNKGNIINTCSVSGLVAWPGIPAYNATKGGVLQLTKSLAIEYAKNNIRVNCICPGIIDTPLNKQSFTLNNEQALEVVKEEKAKLSPLGRLGTPEDIANTMLFLASNMSDYITGTAISVDGGYTAI
- a CDS encoding ATP-grasp domain-containing protein, whose product is MERKTVLVIADLGGCPPHAFYKSVAESYNIVSYIPRPFAITNGHANFIEKYSVAVVKDVDYLKKISDFEHPDSIYWAQEEYGKSEEAVVNDIIKVATMFNVEAITTNNELFISPMAKACEKLGLRGAGVEAAQKARDKNLMRESFNNSGVKAIKSKRVKTLKDFKEALEYVGVPLVLKPTYLASSIGVTFIYNEQDAEKIFLDAQEYLDSIGVPKAVTFEAPFIVEEFLQGEYEDWYTELGYSDYVSVEGMMIGAKYYPLAIHDKTPQIGFTETAHITSTILDVDARNKILDAVKKANEGLGLEHCATHTEVKLMKNREVGIIETAARFAGWNMIPNIKKSFNVDAAKVLVDILCEGYSEDLPKELLTDPYNYVADFHLYPHDFKINGQLLENVSNIIFDSIVIPENILVGDTKINSFNTVDKGSQLDLTLFEAFNGLAYLELQGTSSQDIVKSIQEIKKYAKLYLQGVPITT
- a CDS encoding MFS transporter produces the protein MNNLSQNSKLLLVGQALSFMGDYCVLPALLILSTYYEDYWVTSGVIVVRSIPMIFQPFLGVLVDRFNRVKIMLWTDIIRGLIFLGIVFLPKGEYAWIFLILLLLSYGSGVFFNPARLAVMSSLGDDIKHINTLFAKATTLFIIVGALFGAIFLFFGSVKMAVAFNVITYFISAIFISKMNVQPAVELNKSLKNVKISFKLGIKEILHNPFLLNAVFTMMTMALLWGVIYSYFPLVSKYIGDGEIGNFILTVSIGLGGFVGAHLVNKWGFNTNKGLAYFVVLSVISISLFTFSTNFILAFIAAIGFFVAMEYGEVLSKVKVQENSSNDIQGRIFAVSEALIGLFISVGSILINFANTFTIMILITITLLGLFIHTNIVNKIHLQKSKNVEL
- a CDS encoding aminotransferase class I/II-fold pyridoxal phosphate-dependent enzyme, with translation MEISPSKTVSSLPDQEFSVIINKVNELTNKGIDVINVGQGNPDLPTPPHIVNSLIEAANKSGFHKYSPFRGHKFLKEAISKFYKREYDVEIDPDKEVVIFNGGKAALYAVSQSLLNPEDVALIPDPGYPEYLSGIMMARAHPYYFKVTPTNNYLPVYNDIDQEVLEQAKLLYLNYPNNPTGATANREFFNETVKTAEKNNICVVHDFAYAGFGFDEQKPISFLSSPGAKGVGIEIYTLSKTYNMAGWRVAFAVGNEKVIQAINTFQDHIFVSLFGAVQQAAATALESDQSCVKDLNSVYESRAEHFIQACQRELDWKIQKPQGTFYVWAKIPNGFDSFTFTELLLNEAHIAVTPGEVFGVNAKDYIRLSMVTSTERLDELVKRIKSLNINFSSIEKVPETI